One window from the genome of Diceros bicornis minor isolate mBicDic1 chromosome 1, mDicBic1.mat.cur, whole genome shotgun sequence encodes:
- the CD74 gene encoding HLA class II histocompatibility antigen gamma chain isoform X1, translating into MEDQRDLISNHEQVPILGQRPGAPESKCSRGALYTGFSVLVALLLAGQATTAYFLYQQQGRLDKLTVTAQNLQLENLRMKLPKSAKPLSKIRVATPMLMQALPMEGLGPMQNATKYGNMTQDHVMHLLLKADPLKVYPQLKGSFPENLKHLKNTMEGLDWKVFENWMHQWLLFEMSKNSLEEKPTHAPTKVLTKCQEEVSHIPAIHPGVFKPQCDENGNYMPLQCYGSTGYCWCVFPNGTEVPHTRSRGHHNCSEPLESEDLSSGLGITKQDLTPGI; encoded by the exons ATGGAAGACCAGCGCGACCTCATCTCCAACCATGAGCAGGTGCCCATCTTGGGCCAGCGCCCTGGAGCCCCGGAGAG CAAGTGCAGCCGCGGAGCCCTGTACACAGGATTTTCTGTCCTGGTGGCTCTGCTCCTGGCCGGCCAGGCCACCACCGCCTACTTCCTGTACCAGCAGCAGGGCCGGCTGGACAAGCTGACGGTCACCGCACAGAACCTGCAGCTGGAGAACCTGCGCATGAAGCTGCCCAAGT ctGCCAAACCTTTGAGCAAGATTCGGGTAGCCACCCCCATGCTGATGCAGGCACTGCCCATGGAAGGCCTGGGG CCCATGCAGAATGCCACCAAGTACGGCAACATGACTCAGGACCACGTGATGCACCTGCTCCTG AAGGCTGACCCCCTGAAGGTGTACCCGCAGCTGAAAGGGAGCTTCCCAGAGAACCTGAAACACCTCAAGAACACCATGGAGGGCCTGGACTGGAAG GTCTTTGAGAACTGGATGCATCAGTGGCTCTTGTTTGAAATGAGCAAGAACTCACTGGAGGAGAAGCCCACTCATGCTCCAACAAAAG TACTGACCAAGTGCCAGGAAGAGGTCAGCCACATCCCCGCCATCCACCCGGGCGTGTTCAAGCCCCAGTGCGACGAGAACGGCAACTATATGCCGCTCCAGTGCTATGGGAGTACCGGCTACTGCTGGTGCGTCTTCCCCAACGGCACCGAGGTCCCCCACACCAGGAGCCGCGGGCACCATAACTGCAGTG AGCCACTGGAAAGTGAGGATCTGTCGTCTGGGCTGGGCATTACCAAGCAGGATCTGACCCCAG GCATTTGA
- the CD74 gene encoding HLA class II histocompatibility antigen gamma chain isoform X2 has protein sequence MEDQRDLISNHEQVPILGQRPGAPESKCSRGALYTGFSVLVALLLAGQATTAYFLYQQQGRLDKLTVTAQNLQLENLRMKLPKSAKPLSKIRVATPMLMQALPMEGLGPMQNATKYGNMTQDHVMHLLLKADPLKVYPQLKGSFPENLKHLKNTMEGLDWKVFENWMHQWLLFEMSKNSLEEKPTHAPTKEPLESEDLSSGLGITKQDLTPGI, from the exons ATGGAAGACCAGCGCGACCTCATCTCCAACCATGAGCAGGTGCCCATCTTGGGCCAGCGCCCTGGAGCCCCGGAGAG CAAGTGCAGCCGCGGAGCCCTGTACACAGGATTTTCTGTCCTGGTGGCTCTGCTCCTGGCCGGCCAGGCCACCACCGCCTACTTCCTGTACCAGCAGCAGGGCCGGCTGGACAAGCTGACGGTCACCGCACAGAACCTGCAGCTGGAGAACCTGCGCATGAAGCTGCCCAAGT ctGCCAAACCTTTGAGCAAGATTCGGGTAGCCACCCCCATGCTGATGCAGGCACTGCCCATGGAAGGCCTGGGG CCCATGCAGAATGCCACCAAGTACGGCAACATGACTCAGGACCACGTGATGCACCTGCTCCTG AAGGCTGACCCCCTGAAGGTGTACCCGCAGCTGAAAGGGAGCTTCCCAGAGAACCTGAAACACCTCAAGAACACCATGGAGGGCCTGGACTGGAAG GTCTTTGAGAACTGGATGCATCAGTGGCTCTTGTTTGAAATGAGCAAGAACTCACTGGAGGAGAAGCCCACTCATGCTCCAACAAAAG AGCCACTGGAAAGTGAGGATCTGTCGTCTGGGCTGGGCATTACCAAGCAGGATCTGACCCCAG GCATTTGA